The following DNA comes from Mycobacteroides immunogenum.
CATGAACGCGGCGAATGCCTTCGTCGTGGCTGAAATTCAGCGTGCGCGATTGAACGGGTACGCCGCGCCGGTGGAGGAACAAACGTTGGCCGGCCTGACCGTTCGGCTGGTCCATTCGTTGGTGGTTTTCCCTGATGCGCCCCCAGTTCTCAGGACAGCCGAAGAACTAGCCGAGTATGTGCGGACCAACTTCGCGGCTCTTCTGTCGATCGCCGGCGGGCATACCGTGCCGATCAACTGACGATGACGGGCTGTGCGGGCACCTCTGCCAGCTGGGACGGGTAGCCTAAGGCCCGTTATGAGCGAGCGAGCCGACAAACCCAGTAATTCGTACGCCGCGGCCGGGGTGGATATCGAAGCCGGCGACCGGGCGGTCGAACTATTCAAAAAATCCGTCGCCAAGACGCATCGACCCGAGGTGCTGGGCGGTATCGGCGGTTTCGCCGGGCTGTTCGCCCTCAAGGGCGGCTACCGCGAGCCGGTGCTGGCAGCCTCCACCGACGGCGTCGGCACCAAGATCGCCGTCGCCCAGGCCATGGACAAGCGCGACACCGTCGGCCTGGACCTGGTGGCCATGGTCGTCGACGACCTTGTGGTGTGCGGCGCCGAGCCTCTCTTCCTGCAGGACTACATCGCCGTCGGCAAGGTGGTACCCGAGCGCGTCAGCGAGCTGGTCGCCGGTATCGCCGAGGGCTGTGCCATCGCCGGCTGCGCGCTGCTCGGTGGCGAGACCGCCGAACACCCCGGTTTGATGGCACCTGATGACTTCGACCTGTCGGCCACCGGTGTGGGCATCGTGGAAGCAGACCGCGTGCTGGGGCCGGACCGGGTTCGTCCCGGCGACGTCGTGATCGCGATGGGCTCCTCGGGCCTGCATTCCAACGGTTACTCGCTGGCCCGGCACGTGCTGCTGGAGATCGACCGGATGGATCTGTTCGGACAGGTCGAAGAGTTTGGCCGCACCCTGGGTGAGGAGCTGCTGGAGCCCACCCGGATCTACGCCAAGGACTGCCTGGCACTGGCCGCGGAGACCGAGGTGCGCACTTTCTGCCACGTCACCGGCGGCGGTCTCGCCGGCAACCTGGCCCGCGTGATCCCGGAGGGCCTGGTCGCAGAACTCGATCGGGGCAGCTGGACCCCGGGACCGATCTTCGCGATGATCGCGCAGCGTGGCCGCATCGAGCGCGCCGAGATGGAGAAGACCTTCAACATGGGTGTCGGCATGGTGGCCGTGGTCGCGCCCGAAGACGTCGACAGGGCGCTCGCGGTTCTGACGGCACGGCACATCGACTGCTGGACCCTCGGCACCATCAAGAAGTCGGGCAAGGATTCAGGCAGCGAGAGTGCCCTACTCGTGGGACAGCACCCGAGGTTCTAAGAACCTCGGGTGGGGTTACCGCAGTGCCGTTTTAGCGGCGCCAGGCGTCCTCGTCGTCCGCCCAGCGGTCGCTGGTGCGGTCGTCGTCCGGCTGAGATACCGGAGCACCCGAAAGTTCACGGCGGAGCTGCTCAAGATCCGTGTGAGGAGAGCTGTACTTCAGCTCGCGAGCAACCTTGGTCTGCTTTGCCTTTGCCCGGCCGCGGCCCATGGGGGAACCCCCTCGCGCAATAGCGGAGCGGCCCAATTCCAGGGCGGCTCCGGTGGAGTTTGTTTATCGATCCTGACGATAGTTTAGCGTGCCGATCGACCAACTGCTGCACGCCCTAACCACCCGGTTGGCCGGACCCCTGCCGCAGGCGGTTCACGGCCTCCCGTCCACGCTGCTCCGTCTGCAGGTCGGGCACGAGATCGAGGTCGATGGCGGCCGCCGCCGGACCCGCCGTCAGGGGTGCCGGATTACCGCCCGCGAGGGCCTCGACGACCGATCGTTTGACCAGTGCCAGCGCGATCGGGCCCAGGTCGACGTGGTCGATGACAGAACCCACCCGGCCCACTGCGCGGCCGGCGGCGCTCACCTCGTCCCCGGTCACGGGGCGATCGGCCGAGCCATCCAGATGCAGCAACACCAGCACCCGGGGCGGCTTGCCCAGATTGTGCACCCGGGCCACCGTCTCCTGCCCGCGATAGCAGCCCTTGGCCAGATGCACTGCTCGCGGATCGTCGTCGTCCGGCACGACACCGCCGATCCATGCCACCTCGTGGGGGATGGTGCGTTCATCGGTGTCCACGGTGAGCCGCGGCCGCGCGGCTGCGACCCGGAGCGCTTCAAAGGCCCACAGACCGGCCTGGCGCACCCCCAGACGCTCCGCCAGGCCGTCGCCTGACGGGACGAGCAGGTCGTAGGTCGCGTCCTGCAGCGGCCACGGCATACGCCGGATGAGGCCGCCGCCGGGCAGCTCGACCGCGTGGTCGAACTCGGGGAGTGCCGCGATTCCCAATTTCCCGGCCAGCTCCACGGTGCCGGGCCCGAGCAGGGTGAAGACCTTCAGATCGGAGGCGGCGACTTCGACCTTGGACCAGAACACCATCTTGGTGAGGAAGTCTTTGAGCGCCTGGCCGCGCCACGGCTCGGTGTCCAGATACGTGATGCCGCCCAGATCGGTTTGCACCCAGTGGTCTTCGACACGCCCCTGTCCGTCGAGATTGAGGTTCTCGCGCGTTTGGCCGTCCCGTAGATCGGCGACGTGCTGGCTGGAGATGGTGTGCAGCCAGCTCAGCCGCTCGGCTCCGGAGAGGGTGAGCACAGGGCGCGTGGATCGATCGACGAGGACGGCGCCGATCAGTGCGGCGCGTTGCTCTCCGAGCGGGTCGCCGTAGTGCCACACCGCACCGGTGTCCGGATTGTCTTCGGGTACGTAAACAGCCGTCATCGGTGCCTAACTTCTTCGCGCAAGCGGCTCATCACAGTTTCAACTCTACGACCGCTAATCTCATTGCCCATGGCGGTAGCGGTAGTGGTCACACTCGACGGTGAAGTGCACGACCCCGCGGTGCCGCTGTTGCATGCCGATGAGCTTGCGGCGGTACGTGGTGACGGCGCGTTCGAGACGGCGCTGGTGCGCGGCGGCTCCGTCTGCAAGCTGGAAGCCCACCTGGACCGGATGGCCGTCTCGGCGGCGTCGATGGATCTCGCCGAGCCCGACCGGGCGGCCTGGCGCTCCGCCGTCGAGATCGGGGTAGGGCAATGGAATTCGCTCTCGGGCGGGGATGCGATGCTGCGCCTAGTGTACACCCGGGGGCGTGAAAGCGGTGGGGGTGCAACGGCATACCTGACCATTGCGCCGGTTCCGGCGCGGTCGTTGACGGCACGGCGCGACGGCGTCTCGGTGATCACCCTGGACCGCGGGTTGCCCGCGCAACCGGCCGAACCGCTGCCGTGGCTGCTGTCGGGGGCCAAGACGCTGTCTTACGCGATCAACATGTCCGCCCTGCGGTACGCCGAAACTCAAGGGGCCCAAGACGTCATTTTCGTCAGTTCGGACGGATTCGTGTTGGAGGGGCCGCGCTCGACGGTGATCGTGGATACCGGCGATGCCCTGGTGACCCCCTTCCCTGAACACGGGATCCTGCACGGGACCACTCAGCGTGCGTTGTTCGAGGTGGCCACGGCCGAGGGGATTGCGTGCCGGTACGAGGCCGTCAAACCCGCTGATCTAATTGCCGCGCAGGATGTTTGGATGTTGGCGAGCATCACGCTCGCGGCTCGCGTGCATACGCTGGACGGCGTGGCGCGCCCTGCCGGGCCGCTTGCGGCACGGCTGCCCGAGCTGGTCGACAAGGCCATCGCGCTGTAGTTCCGATGGCCAGTTCCGATCGCCGCAGAATAAATCGGTTGTGGCACACCTCATTGCGTCGTACCGTCGTTGGTACACAAGGAAGGAGGTGGTCCGACAAATTGATTGCTTACGGGACATGTGAGGTGGCTGCTCGCTAGCTGCAGCCATGCGCTGCGGTGGGCAAATCCACGGCAGCCACCCGGCCCCCGAACCCTCGATGAGTCCGATCGAGCCGAACGGTTCGGGGGCCGCCCCTTTCTCAGGGGCGGCGGCTAAGCAAGGCGAACATGCTCAAAAGTGCGCTTTTCGCGCCGTTTCCGGCACATATGGGCATGCTCGGCAGAAGAGCTAGCCCGCGAAGCGTGATAACCGCGCCGACAGATGCGGCTCCAGACCGCCGTCGGCGCCGACCCGTTCCTCGACATAGGCCAGATCGCCACCGTCGACAATGCCGTACAGGCGCTTGGCCCCGCCGATCAGGGCGCCGGACTTGCTGCGGGCCAGCGCATCGGTCACCAGCTCCCAGGACGAGGCGTTGAGCGGCTGACCGTAGAACAGTTCGACAAATCCCGCGGCATGCGCCAGCACCAGCTCAATCGCCTGGTTCTCGTCGGGATCATTGGGGTCGGGCGCGAACCGCCAGAATCCGCTCTCGCGCAAGGTCAGCCGCTCGAACTGGCCGTCGGCGTCCAGCCGCCATGAGCGCGCGTCCCAGGTCAGGTAGTCGCTGCCGTCGTGTGCCACCACGATCTGCTGTCCGAAGCGGTAGTCGCCGTCGGCATCGCGGCCCTCGCCCTCGCCGCGCCACACTCCGACCAGGGGTAACAGCGCCAGCATCGCCGCGTTGAGCTCCGCGCCTTCGCGCAGGTTCGCGGTATCGGCGGGGATGGGAAGGTCGTGAAAGGTGGGGAGATTCCTCCCCACCGATGGCCGCTGCTCGGCGGCTGTCGGATCCGGTTCCGTCACGACTCGTCGGTGATCAGCCGGTACAACGCGTACAGCGCGAACCAGGTGATGACGAGCACCGCGGCCACCAACATGATCTCGAAGAAGAGCACCACGGAAAGGGAGCTTACCTGGGATAACGGTGTGACCCACAACTCGCCGGGTAACGCCGATCTCAGCTACCGCGATGTAGAGGTGTGGTGATCTTGTCGGGACGACCTTTATCTGCGTATTTCATGGCTGCGACCGTCTTGGTGGCGGGCGCCGTGGCACCTGTAGCGAATGCGCAGCCACCGAAGTTCCCGGACGTGGACTCCTATCCGGCCGTCGACCTCGCCGAATACCAGGTCATAGGGGCTCACCCGAGCATGTCGGGCTGGGTCTTCAGCACGCCCGGTGGCCTCAAGTGCCAGAGCAATATGATCGCCGACCTGGGCGTCTCCTGCGCCGGGACGATCGCTGGTGCCGGCACGGACATGAACTCCGTGGCGGTGTCGCTCACCAAGCCCGGCCTCATCGCGCGGTACGAGCAGAACCCCGACGACCACTCGTATCCGTTGCTGCCCACCGGTTCGAAGATCGCGCCCGGCAACGGCGTCGTCTGCGCGGTCCTTGCCGATGACGCCCTGGCCTGCCGGGCCAAGAAACCCGATTCTTGGCCCAAGGACACCCAGGACCCGCCGGATCGGCACTACGGCGAACACGGCTTCGTCGTGCAGCCCTCGGGTAGCTGGTCCTACTGATTCGTCGCCCGGTGGGGGATAGCCGTACCTCCATATGGCGGTAAACCCCACCTTGTTCGCGTTCAACCAGCGTTCACCGGGACTCGGATCGGAGTTAACTGCGCGCTGGCTAGAAATAACCCGCTCAGTTCGGGCTGAACTGACCGGGCAGAACCGCTGCTACGGCTTTTCAGCACTCACGTGGAAGGCCGACATGGCAGGAACGTTCATTCGATGCATCCGCAGTGCGTGTTTCGCGGCAGTGGTCGTTGGTGTTGCCGTACTGCAAGCTCCCCCCGTCTTCGCAGAGCCGGTGACCATGCAGCCAGAGGACCTGGATCAGGTCACCCCGGACGGTTGGCATATCCATCTGAACAGTTACAACGAGGTCGTCAACTCGATCCCGAACCTCGCCAACGCGAGTAATTCCC
Coding sequences within:
- a CDS encoding FABP family protein; this encodes MTEPDPTAAEQRPSVGRNLPTFHDLPIPADTANLREGAELNAAMLALLPLVGVWRGEGEGRDADGDYRFGQQIVVAHDGSDYLTWDARSWRLDADGQFERLTLRESGFWRFAPDPNDPDENQAIELVLAHAAGFVELFYGQPLNASSWELVTDALARSKSGALIGGAKRLYGIVDGGDLAYVEERVGADGGLEPHLSARLSRFAG
- a CDS encoding aminodeoxychorismate lyase; translation: MAVAVVVTLDGEVHDPAVPLLHADELAAVRGDGAFETALVRGGSVCKLEAHLDRMAVSAASMDLAEPDRAAWRSAVEIGVGQWNSLSGGDAMLRLVYTRGRESGGGATAYLTIAPVPARSLTARRDGVSVITLDRGLPAQPAEPLPWLLSGAKTLSYAINMSALRYAETQGAQDVIFVSSDGFVLEGPRSTVIVDTGDALVTPFPEHGILHGTTQRALFEVATAEGIACRYEAVKPADLIAAQDVWMLASITLAARVHTLDGVARPAGPLAARLPELVDKAIAL
- the purM gene encoding phosphoribosylformylglycinamidine cyclo-ligase, giving the protein MSERADKPSNSYAAAGVDIEAGDRAVELFKKSVAKTHRPEVLGGIGGFAGLFALKGGYREPVLAASTDGVGTKIAVAQAMDKRDTVGLDLVAMVVDDLVVCGAEPLFLQDYIAVGKVVPERVSELVAGIAEGCAIAGCALLGGETAEHPGLMAPDDFDLSATGVGIVEADRVLGPDRVRPGDVVIAMGSSGLHSNGYSLARHVLLEIDRMDLFGQVEEFGRTLGEELLEPTRIYAKDCLALAAETEVRTFCHVTGGGLAGNLARVIPEGLVAELDRGSWTPGPIFAMIAQRGRIERAEMEKTFNMGVGMVAVVAPEDVDRALAVLTARHIDCWTLGTIKKSGKDSGSESALLVGQHPRF
- the ygfZ gene encoding CAF17-like 4Fe-4S cluster assembly/insertion protein YgfZ, translating into MTAVYVPEDNPDTGAVWHYGDPLGEQRAALIGAVLVDRSTRPVLTLSGAERLSWLHTISSQHVADLRDGQTRENLNLDGQGRVEDHWVQTDLGGITYLDTEPWRGQALKDFLTKMVFWSKVEVAASDLKVFTLLGPGTVELAGKLGIAALPEFDHAVELPGGGLIRRMPWPLQDATYDLLVPSGDGLAERLGVRQAGLWAFEALRVAAARPRLTVDTDERTIPHEVAWIGGVVPDDDDPRAVHLAKGCYRGQETVARVHNLGKPPRVLVLLHLDGSADRPVTGDEVSAAGRAVGRVGSVIDHVDLGPIALALVKRSVVEALAGGNPAPLTAGPAAAAIDLDLVPDLQTEQRGREAVNRLRQGSGQPGG
- a CDS encoding DUF3073 domain-containing protein, whose amino-acid sequence is MGRGRAKAKQTKVARELKYSSPHTDLEQLRRELSGAPVSQPDDDRTSDRWADDEDAWRR